Genomic DNA from Arthrobacter sp. B1I2:
GGCTGGTGAGGACCTCAATTTGCCAGTCGGGACCGTTAAGCCCTAGTTCGCGGACCAGGTCGTCACCGGTGTAGAACATGTCCCGGTGGTTGTGGTGATCGCTGCCCCAGGGCGGAAGCCGGTCCGGGTGGTGGCCCACCACCAACAGGGTTCCGCCCGGCTTGACGGCTGCGGCGGCCGCGCGCAGCGGAATCCGCCAGTCCAGTTCCTGGGAATGCAGGAACTGCGAGGTCACCAGCTCGTAGGAAGCATCGGGTTGCCACTGCGTGAGGTCCGCCAGTTGCCACGTGATCTTGCTGCGGATGTCCCCGTTCGACGCGTGCACGCTTTCCCGCGCCAGCTCAGCCAGCTCGTGGGAATGCGCCCGTTCCAGGGCAACGGCGGAAACGTCGACGGCGGTCACGGACCAGCCTTGCCGGGCAAGCCAGATGGCGTCGGCACCCTCGCCGCAGCCCAGTTCCAGCGCGTTTCCCGGATGCAGGCCGCCGGCTTCACGGACCAGCTGCGGGTTCGGCTTCCCGCTCCAGAGCCGCGCTTTGCTGCGGTACCGCTCGTCCCAGACTGCTGCCGGATCTATGCCGCCACCAGCCGCTTCCGGCCCGCCGCCGCCGTCGTGCGCTTCATGCGGGCGGTCCTCATTTTGGTGCATGTCCTGTCGCTGCCCCGGGTGTTCGCTCATGCGTTAACACTGCCCCGCGGCGCCCCCGCAGGCAACGGCGCGCGGATGCGGGGCCGGGGGATGGTAGACTGGAGGAACTTGATGTGCAGTGATGCCCGCCCGCTCCGGATCTGGAGTTCCTTTCCAGGGAGTGGGCTTTCTTCATGTGAGAGGCACATCCTGCGTCGATGAACGCGTTCCATTTGGTCCCTGCCGGCTGTCCTAATTTGCAGCGGCACGGTTGATCACCTGACTTTTCTTCGGCGAACCCCTGGTCCAACCGGCACCGGGGGCCGATATCCGCATGGATACCGCCTGAAAGACCGTAAAAAACTACATGACTACTTTTGCTGCCCTCGGTACTCCCAAGGCCCTTGCAGACACCCTTTCCGCGCAGGGAATCGTTGAGCCGTTCCCCATCCAGGTCAAGACACTCCCGGACACGTTGTCCGGCCGTGACGTCCTGGGCCGCGGCCGGACCGGATCCGGTAAAACCATTGCTTTCGCCATCCCGCTTGTAGCACGACTCGCTGAGCGGGAAGCCAAGCACTTCCGCAAGCCCGGCCGCCCCATGGGCCTGGTCCTGGCACCCACCCGTGAACTGGCAACCCAGATCAACGCCACCATTGAGCCGATGGCCAAGGCCATGGGCCTGAACACCACCGTGATTTACGGCGGCATCTCCCAGGCCCGCCAGGAAAAGGCGCTGCGCGCCGGCGTCGACATCGTCATCGCCTGCCCGGGCCGCCTGGAGGACCTGATCCGCCAGCGCATCCTGACCCTCGAAGGCGTCGAGATCACGGTCCTGGACGAGGCCGACCACATGGCCGACCTCGGCTTCCTCCCGGTGGTCAAGAAGCTCATGGACATGACCCCCAGCCAGGGCCAGCGCCTGCTGTTCTCTGCCACCCTGGACAACGGCGTGGACAAGATCGTCCAGCGCTACCTGTCCAACCCGCTGACCCACGCGGTGGACGAATCACAGGCCGCGGTCACCACCATGGAGCACCACGTGCTGGTGGTCAACGACCAGACCGTCAAGAAGCAGCTGATCGTCGAGCTCGCCTCCGGCGCCGGCCGCCGGGTGCTGTTCCTGCGCACCAAGCACCACGCCCGCAAGCTTGCCAAGACCCTTACCGACGCCGGCATCCCCGCCGTCGACCTGCACGGCAACCTCTCGCAGAACGCCCGTGACCGCAACCTGGCCGAGTTCTCCTCCGGCGAGGTCCGCGTCCTGGTCGCCACCGACGTCGCAGCCCGTGGCGTCCACGTCGACGACGTCGAACTGGTCATCCACGTGGATCCGCCCACCGAGCACAAGGCGTACCTGCACCGCTCAGGCCGCACAGCCCGCGCCGGTTCCGACGGCACCGTGGTCACGCTGACCCTGCCGGAGCAGCAGTCCGACGTCAAGAAGCTGATGAAGGCTGCCGGCGTGGACGTCAACTTCGAGCGCGTCACCGCCAACTCGCCGCTGGTCGCCGAACTGGTAGGCGAAATGGCCGACAAGATCGATCCACGAACCCGCGCTGCGCTGCTGGCCGCCAAGTCCAGGCAGGGCGGTGGCACCTCCACCGGCGCCAACGCCGAGCGTAAGCGTGCACGGCGCCAGGCTGCGCCGTCTGCCGGTGGCCGTGGCGGCCGCGGCGGGCGCGGCAAGGTGGCGCCCGAGGCAGCGCGGACCGATGTTCCCCGCGCCGAGCGCCGTGCCGTTGCCTTCGAAGGCCGCACGGAAGCCCGCGCCGCCTTCGACCGCAATGCCGAGCAGAACGAGGACCGCGCAGTGGCAGCAGCCGCTGCACGGCGTAACAACCGTGGCCGCGGCACCGCCTCCACGCACCGCAACGACGTCCCCGCGGCAGGTGGCCGTGCATCGGCTGGCCGCGGTTCGGACGGCCGTGCAGAGTCACGCGTAACCCGCAGTGACGCTCCGCGTGGCGGCACTGGACGCCCGGCTTCGTCGGGCCGCCCGGCTGCTTCCGGCGGCCAGCGCAGCGGACGCCCCGCGACCGGCCAGCGTGCGGCAGCAGGAGCAGCCGGCCAGCGCTCCGCAGGTGCAACCGGCGGCAGCAAGGCCGTATGGTCCTCCAACACCGGCGGAACATCCGGCGGCTCCTACTCGGCCGGCAACGGTGGGAACGGCGGAGGCTCCGGCCGTCCCGCCCGCAGTGGGCCGCGCCGCGCGTCTGCCCCGGCATCGAACGAACGCCGCGGCCGCTAAGCAGTAAACAGCCGCCAGGCAATGAAACGGCGGGCTCAACCACATGGTTGAGCCCGCCGTTTTTGTGTCTTCAGCCGCTACCAGCCGCGGGCCCGCCACTCCTCGAGGTGCGGCCGTTCGGCACCCAGGGTGGTGGGCTTGCCGTGCCCGGGATGCACGACGGCGGTATCCGGGTAGGCGTCGAACAACCGTTCTGTGACATCGGACAGGAGCTGGTTGAACCGCTCCGGGTCCTGCTGGGTGTTGCCCACCCCGCCCGGGAACAGCGAGTCCCCGGAGAAGATGTGCGCCGGCCCGTCCGGGTCCTGGTACACGAACGCGATCGAGCCGGGGGTGTGCCCCCGCAGGTGCACGGCGGTCACGTCGAAGCCGTCGAATTTGCCGACGTCCCCGTGGCTAAGCCGCACGTCCACGGGAACAGGCAACGCACCGGCGTCGTCCGCCCCCGCCGCTGTCCGGGCCCCGGTGGCGTCCACCAGTTCCTTCAGCGCCCGCACGTGGTCCCAATGCTGGTGCGTGGTGGCGATCAGGGCAAGCCGAGGCCTGGCAGCAGTGTCGCGGGCCCCATCCGCGAGCAACTGCCGGATGGCGGGAAGGTCGTCAGCGGCGTCGATCAACAGCTGCGCGCCGCTCTCCTTGGCAGTCAGCAGGTAGACATTGTTGTCCATGTCGCTGACGGAGATGCTGCGGATGGTGAGGGCCGGCAGGTCGTAGAGAAGTGAGTCCATGGGCTTCAGTCTAGGGATGGGCTACAGGTCGAGCGGCAGGGTGGTGGAGTAGAGCTGCTTGGACGGCGGCGCGGCGAGGATTTCGTGCAGCGCGCTTTTGCCTTCCGGCGTGGTCCGCCACGCAGCGTAGTCGGCATGGTCCTGGGTGGTGGCCCAGGTTTCCACCACCAGGATGTGGCAGGGGTCGGCGTCGTCCACCAGCGCTTCTATGCCTTGGTTGCCGGGCCAGGCTCGCGTGGCAGCGAGCGTTTCGGACAGGTATTTGGCGGCGTCGTCGCGGTGCGCGGGGTCGATCCGGACTTCGAAGTGCACGATGGCAGGCATGGGGCTCCTAAAGGGTGGTGGTCAAATGTGCGGTTGTTGGCTCTGAAGGAAGGCGCCCTATTCCCGCCCCTGTGACACCCACTTGGGGTCCGCCGAACGTGAGCCGACGACGGCGTCCGAAGCCGCATCCAGGGCTTCGAGGTGCTCCGGGCTGAGGTCCAGGTCCAGGGCGCCAAGGTTCTCGTCGATCCGCGCGGCCTTGCGGGTGCCCGGAATGGGAACCACCGGCAAACCGAGCCGTTTGCCCTGGGCGAACAGCCAGGCCAGGGCCACCTGTGCCGGTGTGGCAGCCAACTGGTCCGCCACTGCCCGGACGGCGTCCACTACAGCCTGGTTGGCGTTTGCGGCGTCCGGGGCAAAGCGGGGAATGTTCCGCCTGAAGTCCTTCTCGCCCAGGCTTGCGGTATCAACCGTTCCGGTGAGGAAGCCGCGTCCCAGCGGGGAATAGGGGACAAAGCCCACTCCCAGGCCGGCCGCGGCGGGAACAACGTGGCCTTCCACGTCCCGGCTCCAGATGGACCACTCGCTTTGGACCGCGGCGATCGGGTGGACCGCTGCGGCGTCCTGCAGTTCCCGGGCGGTCACTTCGGACAGGCCCAGGTGCTTGACCTTGCCCTGCTTCACCAGTTCAGCCATGGCGCCGACGGTTTCCTCGATGGGGACCCGGACGTCCCGGCGGTGCATGTAGTAGAGGTCGATGACGTCGGTGCCCAGCCGCTGCAGGCTCCGTTCCACCGCCTGGCGGACGTACTGGGCATCACCCCGGATGTCCGTGTAGCCGTCGGTCGGAGTCCCCACCAGGGCGAATTTGGTGGCCAACTGGACTTCGTCCCGCCGGTCCTTGAGCAGCTGGGAAATCAGCTCCTCGTTGCTGCCGCCGCCGTAGATGTCCGCGGTGTCGATGAAGTTGACGCCGGCGTCGACGGCGTGGTGCAGCGTCCGCAGTGCCTCGGCCGGGTCCACTTCGCCGTACACGGGGGTGAGGGCCATGCCCCCGAATCCAAGGGGGCTGACGGCCAGGCCGTCGCCGAGCTGGACAGTGTGGCCGCGGTCAGTGGGTGCGTTTGTCATGGGTGCTCCTGTTCTTTTCCTGCTCTTGCAAAAGTTCGGTTACAGCCAGGGGATGGTGCGGTGCGCGGCCGGGCGGGTGGCCTGGATCAGGCGGGCATTTGCTTCGTCGGGTCCGGTGGCCCAGGCGGTTGCTGCCTCGCGGTCCATCCCGAATGCCATGTGCCGGTCCACCAGCCGCTGCAGCCGGAGCGCGGGCGGGGTTTCAAGGAACCACACCTCGTCCAGCTGCGCCCTGACCTCTTTCCACGGCTCCTGGTCCGCCAGCAGGTAGTTGCCCTCGGTGATGACCAGAGGGACGTCGGCCGGCACGGCAATGGAGGCCGCCACTGGTTCGTCCAGGGTGCGGCGGAACTCCGGCGCGTACACCACTGCCTCGTCCCTGCGCACCAGGCGGCGCAGCAGCGAAAGGTAGCCGCCGCCGTCGAACGTATCAATGGCGCCCTTACGCTGCCGAAGCGGGGTCCCCTCGATGATGGCGTTGCCCAGATGGAAGCCGTCCATGGGCACCACCACAGAGGTTCCGGGGCTGAACTGCTCCTGCAGCCACGCCGCAAAGGTGGATTTTCCGGACCCTGGCGCCCCGGCGATCCCCAGGATGGTGCGCGCTCCGGGCACTATCCGGCGCCGCAGTGCGTCGACGGCGTGGGTGATCTCGGGGGAGTCCATGGGAAAAGCCTAAACCGCCGGCATCAGTGGCGCGCAGGCTCCGCGGGTTTATCAGCGGCGTGGTCCGTGGCAGGCAGCGCCTTCAGCCCCGCGGCGCAGCCCACGATCCCCGCGATGAACAGCAGCTTCACCACACTGAAGGGTTCCACGCCGGTGGCCATGGCCCAGCCGACGGTCAGCGCGGCACCGATGCCCACCCAGATGGCGTAGGCGGTGCCCAACGGGATGCTCCGGATGGCCATGCCCAGGCCCAGCATGCTCAGGGTTGCGGTGACGGCGAAGATGAGCGTGGGCAGGGGCCGGCTGAAACCGTCTGACAGGCCCAGGGCTGTGGCCCAGACAGCTTCGAGGACAGCGGAGGCCAGGAGCACCAGCCAGGGAAGCGGGCGCTTCATCATCACGCCACCACCTTCAGGCCAACCACGCACGCGGCGATGCCGGACAGCAACAGCAGGCGCGCCGCCGTGGGACGTTCCACCCTGGTGACCATCGCGTAGGCGGATGTCAGGACCACGCCCACTCCCACCCAGACCGCGTAGGCCGTGCCGGTGGGAATGGACTGCATCGCCACGGCCAGGCCGCCGGTGCTCGCCGCGACGGCCACCAGGAAGAGCGCGGCGGGGGCGAGGCGGCGGCGGCCGGAAGCCTTGGAGGCGCGGTGGAGG
This window encodes:
- a CDS encoding class I SAM-dependent methyltransferase; translated protein: MSEHPGQRQDMHQNEDRPHEAHDGGGGPEAAGGGIDPAAVWDERYRSKARLWSGKPNPQLVREAGGLHPGNALELGCGEGADAIWLARQGWSVTAVDVSAVALERAHSHELAELARESVHASNGDIRSKITWQLADLTQWQPDASYELVTSQFLHSQELDWRIPLRAAAAAVKPGGTLLVVGHHPDRLPPWGSDHHNHRDMFYTGDDLVRELGLNGPDWQIEVLTSRERPVTGPEGQEATIADVVLRATRLP
- a CDS encoding DEAD/DEAH box helicase, with amino-acid sequence MTTFAALGTPKALADTLSAQGIVEPFPIQVKTLPDTLSGRDVLGRGRTGSGKTIAFAIPLVARLAEREAKHFRKPGRPMGLVLAPTRELATQINATIEPMAKAMGLNTTVIYGGISQARQEKALRAGVDIVIACPGRLEDLIRQRILTLEGVEITVLDEADHMADLGFLPVVKKLMDMTPSQGQRLLFSATLDNGVDKIVQRYLSNPLTHAVDESQAAVTTMEHHVLVVNDQTVKKQLIVELASGAGRRVLFLRTKHHARKLAKTLTDAGIPAVDLHGNLSQNARDRNLAEFSSGEVRVLVATDVAARGVHVDDVELVIHVDPPTEHKAYLHRSGRTARAGSDGTVVTLTLPEQQSDVKKLMKAAGVDVNFERVTANSPLVAELVGEMADKIDPRTRAALLAAKSRQGGGTSTGANAERKRARRQAAPSAGGRGGRGGRGKVAPEAARTDVPRAERRAVAFEGRTEARAAFDRNAEQNEDRAVAAAAARRNNRGRGTASTHRNDVPAAGGRASAGRGSDGRAESRVTRSDAPRGGTGRPASSGRPAASGGQRSGRPATGQRAAAGAAGQRSAGATGGSKAVWSSNTGGTSGGSYSAGNGGNGGGSGRPARSGPRRASAPASNERRGR
- a CDS encoding MBL fold metallo-hydrolase is translated as MDSLLYDLPALTIRSISVSDMDNNVYLLTAKESGAQLLIDAADDLPAIRQLLADGARDTAARPRLALIATTHQHWDHVRALKELVDATGARTAAGADDAGALPVPVDVRLSHGDVGKFDGFDVTAVHLRGHTPGSIAFVYQDPDGPAHIFSGDSLFPGGVGNTQQDPERFNQLLSDVTERLFDAYPDTAVVHPGHGKPTTLGAERPHLEEWRARGW
- a CDS encoding putative quinol monooxygenase; its protein translation is MPAIVHFEVRIDPAHRDDAAKYLSETLAATRAWPGNQGIEALVDDADPCHILVVETWATTQDHADYAAWRTTPEGKSALHEILAAPPSKQLYSTTLPLDL
- a CDS encoding aldo/keto reductase, whose amino-acid sequence is MTNAPTDRGHTVQLGDGLAVSPLGFGGMALTPVYGEVDPAEALRTLHHAVDAGVNFIDTADIYGGGSNEELISQLLKDRRDEVQLATKFALVGTPTDGYTDIRGDAQYVRQAVERSLQRLGTDVIDLYYMHRRDVRVPIEETVGAMAELVKQGKVKHLGLSEVTARELQDAAAVHPIAAVQSEWSIWSRDVEGHVVPAAAGLGVGFVPYSPLGRGFLTGTVDTASLGEKDFRRNIPRFAPDAANANQAVVDAVRAVADQLAATPAQVALAWLFAQGKRLGLPVVPIPGTRKAARIDENLGALDLDLSPEHLEALDAASDAVVGSRSADPKWVSQGRE
- a CDS encoding nucleoside/nucleotide kinase family protein translates to MDSPEITHAVDALRRRIVPGARTILGIAGAPGSGKSTFAAWLQEQFSPGTSVVVPMDGFHLGNAIIEGTPLRQRKGAIDTFDGGGYLSLLRRLVRRDEAVVYAPEFRRTLDEPVAASIAVPADVPLVITEGNYLLADQEPWKEVRAQLDEVWFLETPPALRLQRLVDRHMAFGMDREAATAWATGPDEANARLIQATRPAAHRTIPWL
- a CDS encoding DMT family transporter, with product MMKRPLPWLVLLASAVLEAVWATALGLSDGFSRPLPTLIFAVTATLSMLGLGMAIRSIPLGTAYAIWVGIGAALTVGWAMATGVEPFSVVKLLFIAGIVGCAAGLKALPATDHAADKPAEPARH
- a CDS encoding DMT family transporter, whose product is MSWLILVLSGALEAVWAAALHRASKASGRRRLAPAALFLVAVAASTGGLAVAMQSIPTGTAYAVWVGVGVVLTSAYAMVTRVERPTAARLLLLSGIAACVVGLKVVA